Proteins found in one Xyrauchen texanus isolate HMW12.3.18 chromosome 30, RBS_HiC_50CHRs, whole genome shotgun sequence genomic segment:
- the LOC127623984 gene encoding ena/VASP-like protein, with product MAPLTNQNPVFQRAVQCLFLLDDPNSPSAVSRGQNASDGVKKPWDRANSAERSGLVSRVRPVGSLSDSDAFDFDRMKQDILEEVVRELHKMKDEIIDAIRHELSRISTT from the exons atggcgccattgaccaatcagaatccagtGTTCCAGAGAGCCGTGCAATGCTTGTTTTTGCTT GATGATCCAAACTCGCCGTCAGCCGTGTCCCGTGGGCAGAATGCGTCGG ATGGTGTGAAGAAGCCGTGGGATCGAGCGAACTCTGCAGAGAGATCAGGACTCGTGTCCAG GGTTCGACCGGTGGGAAGCCTCAGTGACTCAGACGCCTTCGACTTTGACCGAATGAAACAG GACATTTTGGAAGAAGTTGTTCGGGAATTACACAAAATGAAAGACGAGATCATTGATG CCATTAGACATGAACTCAGTAGAATCAGCACAACATAA